Part of the Prochlorococcus sp. MIT 0603 genome is shown below.
GAGAAGCCGCAGGGAGTAAGTCCTATCCTAGTGACCTCACAATAGTTGGAATAATTGATCATTGGGACCCGGATGCCTCACATTCTTCTGGAGGAGTGAAGTAATGGAAATAATGCGGGTTATGGGCCGCTTGGTTTGTACTCAAAGAGTTGCAGGTTTAGGTCATATGCATTTGCGTATTTTGCAAAATAATCAAGGGAAGAGGCTCGTTGCCGTAGACCCCGTAGGAGCACGTGAGGGCAACTGGGTGTTTACTTCTAGTGGCTCTGCTGCAAGATTTGCATGTCCAGATCCAACTACACAAACAGATTTAACAATCGGCGGAATAATTGATTTTTGGACCCCTGATGGATAGCTTTTTCTACTTTGCAAAACTTTCCTAATTTTTTTCATGACTTCTTCTAATCCACTCAACAGCTCTAAAGCAAAACAAAAGATAAAAAACATCGATGCTTCAAAGCAAATAGTTGATGTTGAAACCGGTTCTACTAAGCCAAAGGAAGTTTCATCTCAAACTAAAAGTGCTAAGAATTCCACTGGATCTGGAAGGAATTCAAATACTAATAATCCTCCATACAACAATTCTTCCTCGAAGTATGGTCCGATTTCTGGTATTGCTTTAGGAATGATTGAGACACGTGGTATGGTCCCAGCTATAGAGGCAGCAGATGCTATGACAAAAGCTGCAGAGGTGAATTTAGTTGCTAGAGAATATATTGGAGGTGGATACGTGAGTGTTCTAGTACGTGGCGAAACTGGAGCAGTAAATGCTTCTGTTAGGGCAGGAGCTGATGCCTGTGAGCGTGTTGGAGACGGATTGGTGGCTGCACATATTATTGCTCGGCCTCATGTCGAAGTGGAACCTATCCTTCAAGTTAGTGGAGCAACTCGTCGCCTTTGATGAAGGATTGATTGCTAATGCTCCTTTTATTTAAGTAAGTTTGCTTAAGACGAAATTTCTCTAAAGTTATGCACAAATGGAATGAGAGAAGTCGCCCTTTGAGGCTCGAAAGGAGATTGGAATTTCTAACTTATGAGTCGACTAGAGATTTCCTTGATCGACTTGGTGATCTTTGTGAGAACAGAAAGCGCTTCCCTGACATAAGTTTTGGTAAAACGTATGTAAATTTGACTTTGAAACCTGAAGATGAAAATCAGATAACAGATCTTGATAAGAAATTCGCTTCAGAAATAGATGAATTGACAAATAACTAGCCCTTTAAGGATCGAATATCACTCTTTACCTTCAGAGATGTCACGTTTAATTAGTGCCATTAAGTAAGCAGGAGCCTTATACCTTCCAGGTAGGCACCTATTAAGGGTCTCTAAATGCCCCCAGCAGACTGTTCTCTCAATCTCTTGGCGAGTGCGACCTAGTTCAAGAAGCCTCCTAAGAGCTTTGCAGTAGAGAGGATAACCAGCCTCGAGTTCTCCAATTGTTAGCTTGGCTGCGGACATGTTTTGTCGCAGGTCAACACTTAATCTAGACAATTATGTGACCGGCATGCAAATCAAATATCAAAAATCAAGCGATTTTTTGACTTTCAACCAAGCCACGCTACACAGTCGATCTCTACAAGCCCCCCTTTTGGAAGAGCAGAAACCTCTATACAGGCTCTCGCAGGACTAATGTTGTTCTTGAAAAAATCAGAATAAATATTATTTACTTTCTTGAAGTCTTCTAGGTTGACCAAATAGATAGTTGTTCGGACAACATTGGAAGTATCTCCACCTGCGGCCTTTAGGACCTCTAAAAGGTTTTTAAGAACTTGATGTGTTTGTTGCTCGACATCCTCCTTTCCAACAATATTTCCTGTAGAAGGGTCAAGTGCAATTTGCCCAGAACAATAAAGCCACCCTCCTGCAAGAATGGCTTGATTATAAGGACCTACTGGAGCTGGGGCTGCTTTTGATTCGATT
Proteins encoded:
- a CDS encoding carboxysome peptide B, which produces MEIMRVMGRLVCTQRVAGLGHMHLRILQNNQGKRLVAVDPVGAREGNWVFTSSGSAARFACPDPTTQTDLTIGGIIDFWTPDG
- a CDS encoding BMC domain-containing protein, yielding MTSSNPLNSSKAKQKIKNIDASKQIVDVETGSTKPKEVSSQTKSAKNSTGSGRNSNTNNPPYNNSSSKYGPISGIALGMIETRGMVPAIEAADAMTKAAEVNLVAREYIGGGYVSVLVRGETGAVNASVRAGADACERVGDGLVAAHIIARPHVEVEPILQVSGATRRL
- a CDS encoding 4a-hydroxytetrahydrobiopterin dehydratase yields the protein MHKWNERSRPLRLERRLEFLTYESTRDFLDRLGDLCENRKRFPDISFGKTYVNLTLKPEDENQITDLDKKFASEIDELTNN
- a CDS encoding DUF3136 domain-containing protein; this encodes MSAAKLTIGELEAGYPLYCKALRRLLELGRTRQEIERTVCWGHLETLNRCLPGRYKAPAYLMALIKRDISEGKE
- a CDS encoding Rid family detoxifying hydrolase; this encodes MTALLKKAIESKAAPAPVGPYNQAILAGGWLYCSGQIALDPSTGNIVGKEDVEQQTHQVLKNLLEVLKAAGGDTSNVVRTTIYLVNLEDFKKVNNIYSDFFKNNISPARACIEVSALPKGGLVEIDCVAWLG